In the genome of Streptomyces sp. SAI-127, the window AGGCGCCGTATGCGATCAGTCCGGCCATGTCAGCGTCCTCCATGAGCGTGGGTTGCGTCGGTCGGCCGTTCGAAGACGGCGGCCAGGCCCTGGCCCCCGCCGAGGCACATGGTCTCCAGGCCGTAGCGGGCCTGACGGCGGTCCAGTTCGCGCAGCAGGGTGGCGAGGATGCGGCCGCCGGTGGCGCCGACGGGGTGGCCCAGCGAGATGCCGGAGCCGTTGACGTTGAACCGCTCGAAGTCGGTCTCGGTCAGGCCCCATTCACGGGTGCAGGCCAGTACCTGGGCGGCGAAGGCCTCGTTGAGTTCGATCAGGTCGATGTCGGCGAGTTTCAGTCCGGCTCGTTCCAGGGCCCTGGCGGTGGCGGGTACCGGCCCGATGCCCATCGTCTCGGGTGGTACGCCGACGACGGCCCAGGAGACCAGGCGGCCCAGCGGGCGCAGGCCGAGTTCGGCGGCGCGCTCGGGGTGGGTGACGACGCACAGCGCGGCGCCGTCGTTCTGGCCGCTGGCGTTGCCTGCTGTGACGGTCGCCTCGAGGTCCTGACGGCCCAGCACGGGGCGCAGCGACGCGAGCTTCTCCAAGGACGAGCCGGGGCGCGGGTGTTCGTCGGTGTCGACGACCGTCTCGCCCTTCCGGGTGCGTACGGTGACCGGCACGATCTCGTCGGTGAACCGGCCCTCCCGCTGGGCCGCGACGGCCTTCTCGTGCGAGCGCAGGGCGAGTCGGTCCTGCTCCTCGCGGGGGATGGCGTACTCGCGGCGCAGGTTCTCGGCGGTCTCCAGCATGCCGCCGGCGACTGGGTGGTTGGCACCCCCGGAGGTGACGCGGCCGCGGGCCAGGCGGTCGTGCAGGGTGGTGCCCGCGCCGCGTACCCCCCAGCGGACGTCGGTGGTGTAGAACTCGGCCTGGCTCATGGACTCGACGCCGCCGGCCAGCACGAGGTCGCTGGCGCCGGTCTGCACCTGCATCGCCGCGGTGATGATCGCCTGCAGTCCGGAGCCGCAGCGGCGGTCGATCTGAAGTCCGGGGACCTCTACCGGCAGACCGGCGTCCAGGGCGGCCACGCGGCCGATGGCCGGAGCCTCTCCGTTGGGGTAGCACTGACCCAGCAGGACATCGTCCACGGCTGCGGGGGGTATGCCGGTGCGTTCCAGTACGGCGCGGACGACCGTGGCGGCGAGTTCGGCCGCCGTCACGTCGCGGAAGACGCCGCCGTAGCCGCCGACGGGGGTACGCACGGGTTCGCAGATCACCGCGTCACGCAGGAGGGCGGGCATCAGTACTGCCTTTCATGAGGAGTCACATGTACCGACCGCCGGTGACCTCGACCACGGCTCCGGTGACGTAGCTCGCCAGGTCGGAGGCGAGGAAGAGGACGACCTGGGCGACCTCGGCGGGCTCTCCGGCGCGTCCCATGGGGATCTCGGCGAGCTTCGCGTCCCAGGCGGCGGGAGGCATTGCCTCGGTCATGGCGGTGCGGATCAGGCCGGGCTGGACGGCGTTGACGCGGATGCCCGCTTTCGCGAGTTCCTTGGCGGAGGCCTTGGTGAGGCCGACGAGTCCGGCTTTGGCGGCGCTGTAGTTGGTCTGGCCGAAGTTTCCGACCTTGCCGGCGATGGAGGAGATGTTGACGATGCTGCCGCCGTGTCCGTGCGCGCGCATGGCCTCGGCGGCGTACCGGGTGCCGTTCCAGGCGCCGGTCAGGTGGACGTCGACGACGGCGCGGAAGTCGGACAGGGCCATCTTGCGCAGGGTCGCGTCCCGGGTGATCCCGGCGTTGTTGACCATGACGCCGACCGGTCCGAAGGTGTCGGCGCAGTGGGCGACGAGGGCGGCGACCTCGTCCTCGTCGGTGACGTCGCAGCGCAGCGAGGTGGCTGCCACGCCGTTCTTGGCGAGGCGTTCGGCGGCTTCCGCCGCCGCGTCCTCGTTGATGTCACCGAGGACGACGGACGCCCCCTCGGCGCCGAGGACTCCGGCGATCTCGAAGCCGATGCCCTGTGCGCCGCCGGTGATCACCGCGTTGCGGCCGTCCAGCAGTCCCATGTCAGCCCGCCCTGGCTCGACGCTATTCCTCTCAAATAGATAACCTATTATGCTGAAACAATCAATACAGCGATGGAGCTGTGCGCACGGGCCCGGACGAGGAGAGTACGCAGGTGGACATCAGCTATCCCCCCGAGACCGAGGCGTTCCGCACCGAGGTCAGGGCGTTCCTCGCCGAGACACTGCCATCGGACTGGAAGGGCATCGGCGCTCTCGACGAGGAGGCGGCCTGGGCCTTCGCCCGGGACTGGCGCCGTCTGCTGGCCGAGCGCCGCTACCTCTCGCTGACCTGGCCCGAGCAGTACGGCGGCCGGGGCCTGACCAAGCTCCACCAGGTGGTGCTCATGGAGGAACTGGCACTGGCCGGTGTGCCGTTCGGGCTGCCGCAGGACACCTTCGGCGTGAAGATGCTGGCCAACACGCTGCTGCGCTGGGGCACGGACCAGCAGAAGGCCCACTTCCTCCCCCGCATCCTCAGCGGCGAGGACACCTGGTGCCAGGGGTACTCCGAGCCGGACGCGGGCTCCGACCTGGCCTCCTTGAGGACGCGCGCGGTGCGTGACGGTGAGGAGTGGGTGATCGACGGCCAGAAGGTGTGGACCTCCGGCGCCCACCACAGCGACTGGATCTTCGTCCTGGCCCGCACGAACGCGGACGCCGCCAAGCACCGCGGCATCTCCTTCCTGCTCGTCCCGCTCGACCAGCCCGGCGTCGAGGTGCGGCCGTTCCGCATGATGAGCGGGCAGCTGCACTTCAACGAGGTGTTCTTCAACGGCGCCCGCACCCGCGCCGATCTCGTCGTGGGCGGTGTCGACAATGGCTGGACCGTCGCCCAGAGCCTGCTCGGCGTGGAGCGCGGGGAGGAGGCGGCGACCAACCCGATCCTCTTCAAGGCGGAGGTGGAACGCCTCGTCGAGCTGGCCCGGCTGTACGGCAAGGACCAGGACCCGGTGATCCGGCAGCGCATCGCCTGGTGCTGGTCCAAGGTCGAGATCATGCGCTATCTCGGCTACCGGATCCTCACCGGCTGGCTCAAGGGCACCGAGCCCGGACCCGAGTCGTCGATCGCCAAGCTGTACTGGAGCGAGTACCACACCAAGGTCACCGATCTGGCGATGGACATCATGGGCCTGCACGGCCAGGTGCCGGTCGGCCGCCCGCCCCTGCGCACCTACCGCACCGACGACCCCGGCGCGGCGAACTCCTCGGCGTCCTGGTCGACGACATACCTCATCGCCCGCTCCGGCACCATCTACGCGGGCACGTCCCAGGTGCAGCGGAACATCCTCGCGGAGAAGGTGCTGGGGCTGCCGCGCGAGCCGAGGGCGGCGGCGGGTTAGAACCCGGTCGGGAGCTGTGCCGGCTTTCGGCGGTGGACCGCGTCTCAGGCGGCGCCTGAAGAGCGTGGTGGGCCGGATCGTCATGCCCGGTCGGCGTCATCGAGTGGACGGATCCATTGGACGCGCTTTGAAGATGGTTCCGCCCGTCTGTGGCGAGTGTGGCGGGCGCGCGTTCACGGCGGACAGCGAGGAGTCCAGCCCGAGTCTCCTCGATAAGTCGATCTTCGAGGGCCTCGCAGATCAGGCATCTCGCCAGGAGCGCGCTAGCTGCGCGGCCACCGGAGAGCGTGCACACCCAACGACAGCAGCGGCGAGCCGGGCCCGCGCACCCCGTCCTCGTACCACCAGTAGCTCAGGCCGACGATCCCGGAAAGGAACCCGGCGAGGAAGCCCAGCGCCAGCGGGCCCACCGGGTTGGGGGCCCCCTCCTCGACCACTCGCCCGCCGACCTCGAAGATCGCCACCCCGAACCCGAGCGCCACCGCTACCCCGGCCAGGCCCAGCACCAGCCACGCCCACCGGCGGCTCCTGGTCGCCGCGACACTGAGCACCTTGAACTTCAGCGGCTTCTGGCAGCTCCCGCATTCCAGCGCCTCCACCCGTCGGCCCTTCTCCGGCCGCTCGATGTCGATCGGATAGAGAGCAAACTGGCGGACGACATGGCTGCTGTGGACGTCCTTGGACACCATGTGCGCATATCTCAGACTTGGATACGGCCCCAATTCCCGCTTACTCATGGCAGCCTCCCTTCAGATACATGCTCAATCTCCGTAACTCGGGGAACGCAGGACGTCGTCCAGGTCGAAGCTGAACGTCGGCGTCGGGTACAGCGGGTCGGGCACACCCGTGGTGTCGGGCACGTCGTACGGGTCGGCGGTGGGCTTGCCCTCGGGGCTGCAGACCTGCGGCGCCGCTGGAGGCGACAGCTCGTACTCGGCCACCCGCTCGGTCCTGAAATCCACGTCCCCGCCGTAGATGTTGAGGCCCCCGGACTCGGTGCTGATCTGCTCGGGCAGTTCCTTGCTCTTGAGGGGCTTGCCGACGTACACCGCGACCAGGGCCCCCACGCAGACGCTGCGGTCGCCGGCGTAGAGCTTCTCCGGCGGTTTCACGAGGAGCTCCTTGCGCCCGTCGGCGCGCAGCTCGGTCCGCTTCACGGAGTCCATGTCGAAGTAGTAGTCCGGCGGGGCCTCCGTGGCGCTGGTCGTGTGCTCTCCGGCGCCCGCCGAGCCGTAGGTGAGCTTCCAGAACTCCACCTGAACGGTGACTGTTTCGCAGAGCGGGCCGGAGTAGCCCTCCACGCTCTCGTGGATCGTGACCGGGTCCTTGGAGGTGTCGACGCCTGCGTCGGGGGCATCGGCCGCTATTCGCACCCAGTCCGTGGCCTGTTCCGTCGTCCACTCCCCGTTGGAGTGGCAGCCCTTGGCGTTGGTCGGATAGGGCGGGGAGGGCGTGGCCGACGGGGTGGTCGGGGCAGCGGTGGCGGTGCCGGTCACGGAGGGCGTGGCGGCCGATGCGTCGGTGCCGTCTCCGTCGCCCGAGCAGCCGGCCGTCAGCAGCGCGACGGCCGCCAGCATGGCGGTGACCGGAGCAGCGGCATACCGAGCCGGCCGGTTACGTCCCGTCGGGGTGACGGCGCGGACCAGCCACCGTACCCGGTCTCCTGCAGACTCCAGCAACGTCATCATCCTGACCTGTGCTCAGTGGCGCTCCGGTCGAGCACGATTCACCCTCGATCAAGACCCTCCCCTAAGCGGACGCTGAAGAGATCAGTAGAACTACGCAACCGGCTACGTATGTTCGCCGTCCGCGGAGTTGCCGTCGGTGCACCGTGAGATCGTCCGCAGGTGACCAACACTGCTCGTGCGGAAAGCACTTCGGACCGGCCGGACGACCGCGCCGCGTCTGCCCTGCGCTTCGCGACGGAACTCGTCGCATGGGTGGCCACCCCCTGGGCCCTGGCCGGCCATTCCTGGCTGCTCGCCGCCCTGTCCGTGGCGGCCCTGATCGGCCTTCCGACGCTCTTCTCCACTCCGGGAGACAAGGCCAACGTGATCATCGCGGTGCCGGGCTGGACCACGATCTTGCTGGTGCTGCTCCAGCTTGTTGCGGCCGTGGTCTCCTCATGGCTGGCCTGGCCCGCCTGGGCGGCGTTCTCTGTGACCCTGCTGGCCGCCGCCACCCTCGTCACGGAGCGTCGGCGCTGGCGCTGGCTGATCTCCCGCGACCGATTCGCCCGATGAAGCGCTCACCCGCCAACTGAAGGCCCAGTGGGCTGGGCTGGGTCAGGGCTGGGAAAGTCGGTTGTCTTAGAGTCTGTGGTGACCGAGCGGCCGGAGGTGCCATGTCCCTGCAGGTGAAGGCATGCACGACAACGCTCGCATCCACTGAAGGGGAACGTGTCGAGGCGGAAGCCGCGGTGGACAGATGACAGCGCAGGACCGACGGCGTGAGCTTGCCGAGTTCCTCCGCAGCCGGCGGGCGCGGCGCACGCCGGCGCAGGCGGGGCTGCCGACCTTCGGGCGGCGGCGCACACCCGGGCTGCGGCGCGAGGAAGTCGCGACGCTCGCCGGGGTGAGCATCACCTGGTACACGTGGCTGGAGCAGGCCCGCGACATCCGCGTCTCGCGGCAGATTCTCGGGAGCCTGGCCACGGCCCTCGGACTTGATGCGGTCGAGCGTGACCATTTGTTCCGGCTGGCCGATGAACCGCCTCCGGACAGGGCGCCTTCGCGCGCCGAACTGCCACCCCAATACGAGCTGTTGCTCACCCACCTGGACCCGAATCCGGCCTTCATCGTGAACCCGCGGTTCGACATCCTGGCCTGGAACCGCGGCTGCGAACTCCTCTATGGCGACCTGGGCGCCCTGTCCGCATCGC includes:
- a CDS encoding acetyl-CoA C-acetyltransferase translates to MPALLRDAVICEPVRTPVGGYGGVFRDVTAAELAATVVRAVLERTGIPPAAVDDVLLGQCYPNGEAPAIGRVAALDAGLPVEVPGLQIDRRCGSGLQAIITAAMQVQTGASDLVLAGGVESMSQAEFYTTDVRWGVRGAGTTLHDRLARGRVTSGGANHPVAGGMLETAENLRREYAIPREEQDRLALRSHEKAVAAQREGRFTDEIVPVTVRTRKGETVVDTDEHPRPGSSLEKLASLRPVLGRQDLEATVTAGNASGQNDGAALCVVTHPERAAELGLRPLGRLVSWAVVGVPPETMGIGPVPATARALERAGLKLADIDLIELNEAFAAQVLACTREWGLTETDFERFNVNGSGISLGHPVGATGGRILATLLRELDRRQARYGLETMCLGGGQGLAAVFERPTDATHAHGGR
- a CDS encoding acyl-CoA dehydrogenase family protein gives rise to the protein MDISYPPETEAFRTEVRAFLAETLPSDWKGIGALDEEAAWAFARDWRRLLAERRYLSLTWPEQYGGRGLTKLHQVVLMEELALAGVPFGLPQDTFGVKMLANTLLRWGTDQQKAHFLPRILSGEDTWCQGYSEPDAGSDLASLRTRAVRDGEEWVIDGQKVWTSGAHHSDWIFVLARTNADAAKHRGISFLLVPLDQPGVEVRPFRMMSGQLHFNEVFFNGARTRADLVVGGVDNGWTVAQSLLGVERGEEAATNPILFKAEVERLVELARLYGKDQDPVIRQRIAWCWSKVEIMRYLGYRILTGWLKGTEPGPESSIAKLYWSEYHTKVTDLAMDIMGLHGQVPVGRPPLRTYRTDDPGAANSSASWSTTYLIARSGTIYAGTSQVQRNILAEKVLGLPREPRAAAG
- the fabG gene encoding 3-oxoacyl-ACP reductase FabG — translated: MGLLDGRNAVITGGAQGIGFEIAGVLGAEGASVVLGDINEDAAAEAAERLAKNGVAATSLRCDVTDEDEVAALVAHCADTFGPVGVMVNNAGITRDATLRKMALSDFRAVVDVHLTGAWNGTRYAAEAMRAHGHGGSIVNISSIAGKVGNFGQTNYSAAKAGLVGLTKASAKELAKAGIRVNAVQPGLIRTAMTEAMPPAAWDAKLAEIPMGRAGEPAEVAQVVLFLASDLASYVTGAVVEVTGGRYM
- a CDS encoding helix-turn-helix transcriptional regulator, producing MTAQDRRRELAEFLRSRRARRTPAQAGLPTFGRRRTPGLRREEVATLAGVSITWYTWLEQARDIRVSRQILGSLATALGLDAVERDHLFRLADEPPPDRAPSRAELPPQYELLLTHLDPNPAFIVNPRFDILAWNRGCELLYGDLGALSASRRNVLWLTFTAPEVREMTRDWETEAALTVALFRTQANEGILAPEITGLITELADASPDFARMWRRKELAPFVPEARTIDHPILGEVTLDYVKLHVANDDKTLVSYLLPPGSEVESQFLKLVRNTSA